The Methanoregula sp. UBA64 genomic interval AGATCGGGTGCGACTGCCCCCAGTGTACCCGCGCAAAGAATACAGGTACGGGACGGCTGCGGAGCTCGATCCTGATCGAGAAGGACGGGCACCATATCCTTGTCGATTCAACCCCCGATCTCCGGCAGCAGCTCCTGCGGGCCGGCTCTCCGCACATCGATGCCGTGATCTGGACGCACGGGCATTACGACCACTTCATGGGATTCGGGGAGTTCTACCGGGTCCAGAAGATCCCGCCGGTCTATGCCGCCGAACCGGTGCTCCGGTACTGCGGCGAGACCTTCCGGTTCCTTGATTTCAACCGCATTCCCGTAGTGCCGTACGTGCCGTTTACTCTTTTTGGGATCACCATCACGCCGTTTATCGTAAAACACCCGCCGGCGTATACCTGCGGGTTCCTCTTTGAGGCGGAGGGAAAACGCATCGGGTATACCTCGGATACCAACCGGGACATCCCGCAGCAGAGCCTTGCCCTGCTCGAAGACCTCGACCTGTTGCTTCTGGATGCGATCGTCCCCTCGCACATGACGATCACCAAACACATGAACTATCTCGATGCCTGCACGCTTGCCGAAAGCCTGCATGCAAAACAGTTCCGGTGCATCCACATCAGCCATGTGATGCCGTGGGAATATCCTCACCTGGCCCATGACGGCGAGACGTTCGGGTTTCCTTAAACCGGGTGCCGGGACAGGAGTGGCCCCGGCATACCCGGGCCCACGGCCGTACCTCACCCATACCTTAATAGTTTACAGGTTCCCAAACATAGGTGCATGATTGTAAAGGTACTCGAACTCGAAAAAGATAAGGCACGACTCGTCATCCAGGGAGAGGGTCATACGTTCATGAACACCCTGGTTGAGGAACTCCTGGC includes:
- a CDS encoding MBL fold metallo-hydrolase, translating into MKFVLLGTGDAIGTPKIGCDCPQCTRAKNTGTGRLRSSILIEKDGHHILVDSTPDLRQQLLRAGSPHIDAVIWTHGHYDHFMGFGEFYRVQKIPPVYAAEPVLRYCGETFRFLDFNRIPVVPYVPFTLFGITITPFIVKHPPAYTCGFLFEAEGKRIGYTSDTNRDIPQQSLALLEDLDLLLLDAIVPSHMTITKHMNYLDACTLAESLHAKQFRCIHISHVMPWEYPHLAHDGETFGFP